catACAAATCGAatcttttaatttagattttttaatttttcttttttgtttttcaaccGACCCTTAGATTTGTAGTTTtcaatttaaacaaaaaaattgtcTTCATATTCATAAAAAACACATTAACTTTTCATAACTATGCATAACACTCTCCTCTAATCCATTACCAAAAAAATTAgtcttttttatttgtttggtataataataataatatagaagataatttttttgttagtaaATACTTTAAATACCCTTATTAAAAAGcataaaaacagaaaaagaatatatttttttatattctcaACAAATCTTAGAATTTAttattaccaaaaaaaaatgaaataagatTATCCCCATTCACCAAAAAAAGTAGAATAAATAAGAGTTGAATGATGTGACAGCCATTCCTTATTTGTTCTCTTTTCCCAATATATAAACCACCATTGCCACCCTCACTCTCCACACACACACCCCAATAACCTTCcacctttttttttatattttctttctttctcattCACATTCCAATTTCCAAACTCTTCTCACTTCTCAGATCTTCATCAACCATGGCTTCCTCATCAACTACTTTTGCTCTCAAAacactctcttctttctctctcaaaGCTTCCAACTTTcacccaacaacaacaatcttACCCTTCACTGCTTCATACCCATCATCATCTCTCTCTAAAACACTGAAACTAAACATCACCACTTCACCACACTACTCATCAATTCCTAAAAGGTCCTTTACTTTAAGAAGCCAAGCTCAATCATCATCTGACTCAGGTAACTCAACGCTTTTGTGTTTTGGCAACACTTTTTATTGTGTTGCTCTGAAACTGTGGTTTAATTTCTTTCTGCTTGAATATATGCGTTGACTCTctgattattttatttttttttgtggttgatgatgatgatgcatGTTGCAGTGAAAGTTCAAGAACTGAGTGTGTATGAGATCAATGAGAGAGATCGTGGAAGCCCTGCATATCTTCGATTAAGTCAAAAGAGTGTCAATTCTCTTGGAGATCTAGTCCCTTTCAGCAACAAGGTTAGAACAGCTCTTTTGATttcttctaaaataaaatacttaattacttgcaattttacctttttttcatttttggtaTATGATCTATCAATTTATTTCGGCACCAAAACAAAATGGTAAAAACTCATATATAGTTGACCATTGAGAGTCcttaaatataaaatctaagGTGGAAACTGAAATACAGTCGATTTACGAGAAGTCGATTTTCATCTTAACGTTTCTCAGCTATCAACTGTACTTAAAGTcgtcgactgcacctgagttttcaccaaaATCTAAACTTATAAAACTAACAAATTAACTCAAATATGAAACTTAGATAACTTAATCTCTAACAATTTCAACCTACAATGCATATTAGGTAGGTGACAACTCACATTAAGAAATTTTCATGTGAAAATGATAACTCATATCTTGATATATATTATGTTAAATAGATTGGTCATAGTTACCAATTATTTCCATGATCTCTGCTAATTCGAACGGTAATACTaggaaaacaaaacaaaaaaaaatgtcaGAACTTGTCTTATTTAGGATTCATAAGGAATACTAAATAAAACAAGGCAAGTTCTGATTGTTTTTTGTTATCAAACATTTCCGTTCGATGAATTGTTCAATTTTGTGTATCTTAAGTTAATTTACAGCACTTGAAATTCCAACATGCAATCCATGATTAAATAAGTTGAATTTTGCAGTAGAAACTTATGTTATGGTGATTTGATTGATGCAGTTGTACACAGGGTGCCTTCAAAAGCGAGTGGGAATAACAGCAGGAATATGTGTTCTAATCCAAAACAAATCAGAGAAGAAAGGGGACAGGTATGAAGCCATATACAGCTTCTACTTTGGAGACTATGGCCACATTTCAGTGCAAGGATCATACCTCACTTATGAGGACACCTACCTCGCCGTCACCGGCGGCTCCGGCATCTTTGAAGGTGCCTATGGACAAGTCAAGCTTCACCAGATTATCTTCCCTTTTAAGCTCTTCTACACTTTTTACCTCAAAGGTATCAAGGACTTGCCTCAAGAGCTTCTCTCCAAGCCCGTTGACCCAAGCCCGTCTGTTGAGCCCACCCCAGATGCTAAGGCCTGTCACCCTCATGCTGTTATTTCTGGTTTCACTGACTGAGAGGAAGAAGGAACAAAATTTAATGTCTTTGTTAGTTGGTTTcatgttgtttactttttcttcttccttcataAACTAGACAAGCCGAATTTAATTCCTTTGTTGTAATGACTTTTCTGGATTCTGCTACGTTGACATGATTGTTGTTACTGACATGCATAGGATCCAATTCATCTTAGTTGTGTGTTTAGAGATGACGGAAAAAAATAGACATTTATTATTTAGAGGAATAATTAGATAATGTTATTAAAAGTAAttgaattgatttattttgataagGCATCCTCATACATGTTTGTTTCACACTAcgataaatatttatttatttttcgtataaaaatatgttttactATGAAACGAATATAAggtgaaaattaaaagagaggTGCTGAATTGTTATGTAGTTATCATTCTGGTTATTGGAGATGTTCTTTATTAATATGTTTGCTGTATtgacaaatattttttttaatgctacatttttttttgtttatttcttttttttagttaaatgaatgtaCCTTAATGCTCTTCTAAGTAATTTTGCagtattatgtattttttctctttctttgtttgttttttttgtttttattcttgttaagagagtaaaacaagaagaaacttgagaaggtaaaacaaaaaaaagatgaataagaaaaaaagaaaaagaagatggtgatgatgataaaaaaaaaagaaacggTAGAAGATaagaaggaggaagagaaagaattttgaattatgcagaatttatcagaataataatacacccaaatatcttcgtgctacacccaaatttgctgcaaatacaaaaaaaatattttctctaatgctacattttctttttcttctttttttattttttttcttttagttaaatgaatgtaagttcatcatctttcaagtaattttgtaacattatgtgtttctttttcattgtttgatttttttttgtttttattcgtaaaataagaagaaacttgagaaggtaaaacaaaaaggaaaagatgaataagaaaaaaaaaagaagcagtagaagatgaggtggagaaagaagaagagttttgaattatgcagaatttaTCAGAAATctaaatatcttcgtgttacatcCAAATATCTATGTGTTAtacccaaatttgctgcaaataccaaaaaaaaatattttttttaatactatatttttttcttctgaattAAACCACATCTTAGccacttgattggattcaaaataataaaagaaaaaaaaaattcaatgaaaaaataaggaggaagaggaagaggtgGTGTTGATGATGacgataacaaaaaaaataaagaagaataagaagaagaacatgcagtaacaaaaagaaaaagaaaaaacgtACAGTAACAACAATGAAGTGCGtaaatataaatgacttgtaaagacttgtataaaaaaaatatttatatatgaaaaataattcATTGCCTCTAACTATTCTATATTTTAtaaacatattaataaaataaaaaatataaaactaaatatatattaaaattagaaacAGCAAATCATAATataattcatattaaaattacaaaaaacaGAGAATATGggtttaattttattatacatatataatacattttAACTATGTActattatatataaaagtaCTAATAAATTTAATAGGATTAGGTTTAAACTCACATTCGATTCTATTTATAAGTTAACTCGTTCTATTCTCAAATCGATTTATTGTAAGTTCGATTATCAATTCTATTTAAACAAATTAGATCGAATTGAATATCTGTAATAGCGTGAATATTAACAAGCTGaaattattatgtattaaaaCGGTAAATTTATTTGTCTATTCAAAGGAGGACAAGGActctaagaaataaaaaaaaaagaaaaatttcaaatagATAATTCATAATTGTATAAAATTGGATTAGATCTAGGTTGACCAAGCATGAAGTGGGAAGTAAATTGAAGCGAAGTAGGAAACTAAACAAAAGGACTTGCTCCCCTGTTTTTCCAAGTTTTTCTTCCAAGTCTCTGAGCATCACcatcttctttctttctcttgtaAGTTCTAAATGGTTGTTGTACAAGCTTCCAAGATTACCCTCCCAAATCCATGCACCTCCCTCTCTTCAATCCTCTTTGAAccaacctctctctctctcgcaCTAACCCACTCTGACTCCTCTCTTTCCCTTtacccttctctctcccttctttctctctcttcactCCCTTCCCCGCAAACCCTAATTCCTTCCCCTTCTTCCTCCTCCACCTTCCTCCTCCTCCAAACTGCCCCTCACAATAATAATCATTGTAATTCCAAATCTGCCCCTCGCGTCCTCTTCCTAGTCTCTGCACCCCACCGCGCCGGATCCCAAATCCTCCTCCGCTTCTACCTCTTGAACCACAAAACCAACGCTTTCTTTAGGCCACGTGTTATTTGTTCCCAGAAGGACCTGCGCTTCGAGCACCAGCTGGGCGTTTTGGTAAATTCCAAGCATGGGGTTTCCATCAAGCTTTCTGGTTCCGTTAATTACTTTGCAATGTACTCCGTTTCCGCCGCAAAGGTTTGGGTTTTTGCCGCAAAATTGGATTGCAGCGACGATGGCGATGCGGTGAAACTGATGAGGTGTGCGGTGATTGAGTGCTCCAGGCCTGTGTGGTCTGTTACCTTGTCGTTTGGGTTCTTGCTTCTTGGAGAAGAAAATGGAGTTAGGGTTTTTAGTCTCAGGCGAATCGCGAAAGGAAGGGTCAAGAAGGGGAAGAATGTGTATTCGAAGCCAACGAATGGCGGCGATCTGGTGAAGAGAGGAGGGAGACGAATTAGCAGTGGTGGTGGTGAAGGGCTGGTGGATTTAGCTTGCAATGGTGATTTGGAAGGGAGAATTGAGAAACATGGTGTTGCTGGTAGgtgtatatataaatatatatagtataattTTAACTTCTGGTTATAGGATTTTAAGCAAGGTTCAATCTTAGTTGCTTATACTATATACCCTTAGCAGAATTCTTGCCTGTCACTTACTACTTGCTAGCACTGTGTtttggtttaatttttttatttacttgtttttgggtttatatatatatgatataaaGCTTAATCttggatttaattttttattctggGTTCACATTAATGAAGTATTGCCACTACTTTTAATAAGTTAGATAACTCGTGGTTTATAATTCACTAAATGTGTTCTCAACATAAGATTAGTATATCTGTTTGAGAATGTTTTCTATTGTCAGTTCTTCAAAACTGAAGTTTCTTCGGtacctttttcttttataaaagaaagattaaatttcttttccttggttATTATTACAAGTCCTGTATCTACAAGCATATGATCTCTAGATTGTTTATAAATGTGGGGCATCTCTCACCTCTTGAGCTagcttttgggatgagttaGACCTACTCAATTCTAATAGTTATTGTTTTCCTTGTCAAATTGTGATCTTCCTGAAGATTAAGTTAGACTgtacttaaaataaaaaataaaattgcagccTAAACGTGGCAGTCCTTTTGTCATACCTTTGTCATTGTGAGAGAATTCATACTTTTAGTCTCAATTTTACATGGGATTTTGTTGACAATTAAGCATCACTGTTCGGTAACCTCCAAGGTCACTTTAGTGGAGTGTAGTGTGTACTAGTTGATAGTTGTGATGTCATGTCTCAGCGAGGGACACTGCTTTTGGAAACTAGTATGTGACGTGTGTGCACATCAATGCCTAACCTGTTATGGGTGGGTGGTAGTTCGTTAATTCAGCCATCATTGTCTGGTGACTTGATCTTCAAAGGAAGGAGATGAATCTTATCTCTACACTAGTTAATTTTTTCATGTTCATCTGTTATCCGTTACATCTCATCTCCCAGCATACACAACAATGAGCATCTTTACATGCATACTTCAAAACGTCCGAGTTTGATACAGTTTTTAGTGATCGGTTGATCTGATTTAGTTTCAAAATAATGAATAACCATGGGCATGTGATGTGTTCCTGAAGATACATTATTTACAACTACTTGCTTCGATTGTTAATTTGAACCTTTGGGTCATCATACGTTTGCACTTCACGTATTATGAATCAAAATGTTACCGATGGCTGATAACCTTGGCTAATCACTGTGTTATTATCTAAAAGAAGAATGATTGTTagagaaaagaacaaaaataattacaagAGAAGCCAATAAGATTTCATCTTGGAAGAAAGTAGAAACCAGTGTCTACAAATTCTAGGTCCAAAAAGATAAGTGCATCAGTTCTATCATATACAGTCCTCATTGAGTCTTGCTCTGCGTTCAAATGGAGTGCTCCCCC
This sequence is a window from Arachis stenosperma cultivar V10309 chromosome 10, arast.V10309.gnm1.PFL2, whole genome shotgun sequence. Protein-coding genes within it:
- the LOC130955802 gene encoding uncharacterized protein LOC130955802 isoform X2, whose amino-acid sequence is MVVVQASKITLPNPCTSLSSILFEPTSLSLALTHSDSSLSLYPSLSLLSLSSLPSPQTLIPSPSSSSTFLLLQTAPHNNNHCNSKSAPRVLFLVSAPHRAGSQILLRFYLLNHKTNAFFRPRVICSQKDLRFEHQLGVLVNSKHGVSIKLSGSVNYFAMYSVSAAKVWVFAAKLDCSDDGDAVKLMRCAVIECSRPVWSVTLSFGFLLLGEENGVRVFSLRRIAKGRVKKGKNVYSKPTNGGDLVKRGGRRISSGGGEGLVDLACNGDLEGRIEKHGVAVKQTNVKLKHDDRDGGAYFVALKQNDVETKSMTRAAMPVKAISIQALSQRMFLILDSGGDVHLLSLSNSGIGVDITGRVRQLPHVMKVQNLAVLPDISTT
- the LOC130956512 gene encoding allene oxide cyclase, chloroplastic-like yields the protein MASSSTTFALKTLSSFSLKASNFHPTTTILPFTASYPSSSLSKTLKLNITTSPHYSSIPKRSFTLRSQAQSSSDSVKVQELSVYEINERDRGSPAYLRLSQKSVNSLGDLVPFSNKLYTGCLQKRVGITAGICVLIQNKSEKKGDRYEAIYSFYFGDYGHISVQGSYLTYEDTYLAVTGGSGIFEGAYGQVKLHQIIFPFKLFYTFYLKGIKDLPQELLSKPVDPSPSVEPTPDAKACHPHAVISGFTD
- the LOC130955802 gene encoding uncharacterized protein LOC130955802 isoform X1; translation: MVVVQASKITLPNPCTSLSSILFEPTSLSLALTHSDSSLSLYPSLSLLSLSSLPSPQTLIPSPSSSSTFLLLQTAPHNNNHCNSKSAPRVLFLVSAPHRAGSQILLRFYLLNHKTNAFFRPRVICSQKDLRFEHQLGVLVNSKHGVSIKLSGSVNYFAMYSVSAAKVWVFAAKLDCSDDGDAVKLMRCAVIECSRPVWSVTLSFGFLLLGEENGVRVFSLRRIAKGRVKKGKNVYSKPTNGGDLVKRGGRRISSGGGEGLVDLACNGDLEGRIEKHGVAVKQTNVKLKHDDRDGGAYFVALKQNDVETKSMTRAAMPVKAISIQALSQRMFLILDSGGDVHLLSLSNSGIGVDITGRVRQLPHVMKVQNLAVLPDISTISQTVWISDGSHSVHMFSAVDMENALNEIDGNDEDEKQIHLPVVRVLFCSEKVQDVTSVASNSVMILGQGGLYAYAIS